TTGAAGATATTGAAGTACTTGGAGTATATGATGGGTTTAAGGGATTTATTGAAGATAGGGTATTTATAATGACAAAAGAACACGTTTCGGGTATCCTGGAAAGAGGAGGAACTATTTTAGGTTCTTCAAAATTCGATCCCACAAAAAATCCTGAAGACTTTAAAAAATTGAAAGATAATTTTGAAAAATACCAGATTACAGCTTTTGTTATTATGAGTGGGCATACAGGAACATCAATAGCTTTAAAGCTTTCTGAAGAAGGTATGCCATCTGTAGTTATTCCAGCAACAATAGACAATGATCTTCCATGGACAGATTTTAGCATAGGTTTCTTTACAGCATTGGAAACTGTTACTAAAACATTGGATGCACTTCATTCAACAGCAAGTGCAGGACATAGAGTTATTGTTGTTGAAGTTGCAGGTGATGAAGCAGGATGGCTTGCAACAATAGGAGGGTTAACAGGAGGAGCTGATTATATACTTATACCAGAAATTGAATTTAATCCGGAAAATTTATTAAAAAACATAAAGAAAAGATACGATGAAGGAAAAAAATTCTCAATAGTAGTAGTTGAAGAAAAATGCCCTCTTGACGAAAAATTAAAGGATATAAAAGAAAAGTTGCCAGAAGGTTCAACCCCTTCAGACATAATTTCAAAATATATAAAAGAAAAATTACCAACAGTGGAATGTAGAAATGTAAACCTTGGATAC
This is a stretch of genomic DNA from Marinitoga piezophila KA3. It encodes these proteins:
- a CDS encoding 6-phosphofructokinase, with the translated sequence MKRIAVLNVGGDCPGLNSAIRALVRKSAIEDIEVLGVYDGFKGFIEDRVFIMTKEHVSGILERGGTILGSSKFDPTKNPEDFKKLKDNFEKYQITAFVIMSGHTGTSIALKLSEEGMPSVVIPATIDNDLPWTDFSIGFFTALETVTKTLDALHSTASAGHRVIVVEVAGDEAGWLATIGGLTGGADYILIPEIEFNPENLLKNIKKRYDEGKKFSIVVVEEKCPLDEKLKDIKEKLPEGSTPSDIISKYIKEKLPTVECRNVNLGYMQRGGAPVSFDRLIATMFSTAAIEYVKKGKVNVALSLKGFEITDVPFSKELLENKDIEPKIYDMAKIFF